One segment of bacterium DNA contains the following:
- a CDS encoding (2Fe-2S)-binding protein, whose amino-acid sequence MKIRMRVNGTQHEHDVEPRLLLVHYVRDVLGLTGANVGCDTTSCGACTVLLNGESVKSCTVLAVQADGAELTTIEGLAAGGSLHPVQEAFREHHALQCGFCTPGMVMATLSLLTENPKPTEAEVRLGLEGNLCRCTGYHNIVKAALAAAAALDGPAQEENAR is encoded by the coding sequence ATGAAAATCAGAATGCGGGTCAACGGCACTCAGCACGAGCACGATGTCGAGCCACGGCTCCTGCTCGTGCACTACGTCCGTGACGTCCTGGGGCTCACGGGCGCCAACGTCGGTTGCGACACGACGTCATGTGGAGCTTGCACCGTGCTCCTGAACGGCGAGTCGGTGAAGTCATGCACGGTGCTGGCGGTCCAGGCCGACGGTGCGGAGCTGACGACCATCGAAGGCCTCGCGGCCGGCGGCAGCCTGCACCCGGTGCAGGAGGCCTTCCGGGAGCATCACGCGCTCCAATGCGGTTTCTGCACCCCGGGAATGGTGATGGCGACTTTGTCGCTGCTGACCGAGAATCCCAAGCCGACGGAGGCCGAGGTCCGTCTCGGCCTGGAAGGCAACCTCTGCCGGTGCACCGGTTACCACAACATCGTCAAGGCGGCGCTGGCGGCGGCGGCGGCCCTGGACGGGCCCGCCCAGGAGGAGAACGCCAGGTGA
- a CDS encoding xanthine dehydrogenase family protein subunit M, giving the protein MIPPPFRYARAASLDEALQLLAEHGDEAKCLAGGHSLVPLMKLRLAAPSVLVDIGRLRELSYVREEGDRVAIGALSRHRDLEVSEILARQVPILPYVAGLVGDPQVRHRGTIGGSIAHGDPASDLPAAILALEAELVLCSRRGRRVVAAIDFFRGFLETALEPDEILVEIRVPKIGPNWSYQKFNQRAQDWAIVGAAVVLHGSPRIALVNMGGTPLRAPAAESALAGGASITAAAELAAEGTLPTSDGAASAEFRRHLARVLVRRGLEEATAPGRVTTGRHP; this is encoded by the coding sequence GTGATTCCACCGCCATTCCGCTATGCCCGGGCCGCCTCTTTGGACGAAGCCCTGCAGCTGCTCGCCGAGCACGGCGACGAGGCCAAGTGCCTGGCCGGCGGCCATTCCCTGGTGCCCCTGATGAAGCTGCGGCTCGCGGCACCGTCCGTGCTGGTCGACATCGGTCGCCTGCGGGAGCTGTCGTACGTCCGCGAGGAAGGCGACCGGGTGGCGATCGGCGCTCTGAGCAGGCATCGAGACCTGGAGGTGTCGGAGATCCTGGCCCGGCAGGTCCCCATCCTCCCGTACGTCGCCGGGCTGGTCGGAGATCCTCAGGTACGGCATCGGGGCACGATCGGCGGCTCGATCGCCCACGGCGACCCGGCCTCCGACCTGCCGGCGGCGATCCTGGCGCTCGAGGCGGAACTCGTCCTGTGCAGCCGTCGCGGCCGCCGTGTGGTCGCGGCGATCGACTTCTTTCGCGGCTTCCTCGAGACCGCCCTGGAGCCCGACGAGATCCTGGTCGAGATTCGCGTGCCCAAGATCGGGCCCAACTGGTCCTATCAGAAGTTCAACCAGCGCGCGCAGGACTGGGCGATCGTCGGGGCCGCGGTCGTGCTCCACGGCAGCCCGAGGATCGCCCTGGTCAACATGGGCGGCACGCCGTTGCGCGCGCCGGCCGCCGAATCAGCCCTGGCGGGCGGAGCTTCCATCACGGCGGCGGCGGAACTGGCGGCGGAGGGCACCCTGCCGACTTCCGACGGCGCCGCCAGCGCCGAGTTCCGCCGTCATCTCGCGAGGGTCCTGGTCCGCCGCGGCCTGGAAGAGGCGACGGCGCCCGGCCGGGTGACGACCGGCCGCCACCCGTAG